The Coffea eugenioides isolate CCC68of unplaced genomic scaffold, Ceug_1.0 ScVebR1_120;HRSCAF=521, whole genome shotgun sequence genome has a segment encoding these proteins:
- the LOC113755114 gene encoding probable 6-phosphogluconolactonase 4, chloroplastic — protein MACEIGNRTVLKFDTEDGVAVALARYIADLSERFIKEKGSFNMVLSGGSLIDTMRYLARAPYKESVDWPKWSIFWLDERVVPLDSKDSNYRLAWDGLLKYGTFSPTLLAKTKRDSNNVINGSASSSTCNIVVLQPDLSFRG, from the exons ATGGCTTGTGAAATCGGAAACAGGACCGTCCTAAAATTCGACACCGAGGATGGTGTCGCAGTGGCCTTGGCCAGATACATTGCCGATCTCTCcgaaagatttatcaaagaaaaaggttcttTCAATATGGTCCTCTCAGGAGGCAGCCTCATCGACACTATGAG GTATCTAGCTCGGGCCCCTTACAAGGAATCAGTGGATTGGCCAAAATGGAGCATATTTTGGTTGGATGAGAGGGTGGTTCCTCTGGACAGCAAGGATAGCAATTACAGACTTGCCTGGGATGGACTTCTTAAATAC GGCACTTTTTCTCCAACATTATTAGCTAAAACTAAAAGAGACTCCAATAACGTCATTAATGGTTCAGCTTCTTCTTCCACCTGCAATATTGTTGTACTTCAACCAGATTTGTCATTCAGAGGTTGA